From a single Pseudomonas cremoricolorata genomic region:
- a CDS encoding NAD/NADP octopine/nopaline dehydrogenase family protein produces the protein MIVTVLGGGHGCYAAAVEMAERGHTTRLWRRDAAALQALAACGHLEVSDYRGSRQVSVGGEDAQVQLHHELGQALRGAELILIPLPATSHEALAAQLAPLLEDGQVVFLPPGTFGSYLFAKALRDSANPAEVAFAETGTLPYLVRKHGVNQLVISAYATRLPTGVLPARLAPQAMEVLKQAYPSVEPCADALSAALMNAGPIIHPPLILMNAGPLEHFEAWDIHHEGTQPAIRRVTSALDAERMALREALGYGAPHFPLADHYSEQGEPWMYGHGAHGKLTDSGDWREKIDLHSHRYMLEDTRLGLSLLVSLGRWIGLPTPLASGLLALASAVTGNDLYAQGRTLERLGLDALDREQMQALLIQGPRR, from the coding sequence ATGATCGTGACAGTGCTGGGCGGTGGCCATGGCTGCTATGCCGCCGCCGTAGAGATGGCCGAACGCGGCCACACCACCCGTTTATGGCGCCGCGACGCCGCCGCGTTGCAGGCGCTGGCCGCTTGCGGCCACCTGGAGGTGAGCGATTACCGCGGCAGCCGCCAGGTCAGCGTCGGCGGCGAGGACGCCCAGGTGCAGTTGCACCACGAGCTGGGCCAGGCGCTGCGCGGCGCCGAGTTGATCCTGATACCGCTGCCGGCGACCAGTCATGAGGCGCTGGCGGCTCAGCTTGCGCCCCTGCTGGAAGACGGCCAGGTGGTGTTCCTGCCGCCTGGCACCTTCGGCAGTTACCTGTTCGCCAAAGCCCTGCGCGACAGCGCCAATCCGGCCGAGGTGGCCTTTGCCGAGACCGGCACCTTGCCGTACCTGGTGCGCAAGCACGGCGTCAATCAACTGGTGATCAGCGCCTACGCCACACGCCTGCCAACGGGCGTGCTGCCGGCCAGGCTGGCGCCGCAGGCGATGGAGGTGCTCAAGCAGGCGTATCCCAGCGTCGAGCCTTGCGCAGATGCCTTGAGCGCTGCGCTGATGAACGCAGGGCCGATCATCCACCCGCCGCTGATCCTGATGAATGCCGGGCCGCTCGAACACTTCGAGGCCTGGGACATTCACCACGAAGGCACGCAGCCGGCGATCCGCCGTGTCACCAGCGCCCTGGATGCCGAACGCATGGCGCTGCGCGAGGCGCTGGGCTACGGCGCGCCGCATTTCCCCCTGGCCGACCACTACAGCGAGCAGGGCGAGCCGTGGATGTACGGCCATGGCGCCCACGGCAAGCTGACCGACAGCGGTGATTGGCGTGAGAAGATCGACCTGCACAGCCACCGCTACATGCTCGAAGACACCCGCCTGGGGCTGTCGCTGCTGGTCTCGCTCGGGCGCTGGATCGGCCTGCCGACGCCGCTGGCCTCAGGCTTGCTGGCACTGGCCAGTGCCGTCACCGGCAACGATCTCTACGCCCAGGGCCGCACCTTGGAACGTCTCGGTCTGGACGCGCTCGACCGCGAGCAGATGCAGGCGCTGCTGATCCAGGGGCCACGGCGGTGA
- a CDS encoding helix-turn-helix domain-containing protein, protein MNTADYSQSVLPDSKTIGAAVESSRQLAAFVSTTLETQRIELVDECQQRHSVELPTFALRLLGDILSELAMGNTVKVVPIHAELTTQEGADMLNVSRPHLVRLLDEGVIPHSKTGTHRRVRFTDLMAYKAQRDRASQSSMQALAAQAQELDLGY, encoded by the coding sequence ATGAACACTGCCGATTATTCACAGAGCGTCCTGCCCGATTCAAAAACCATCGGCGCTGCCGTCGAATCGAGCCGCCAGCTTGCTGCCTTCGTTTCGACTACCTTGGAAACCCAGCGAATCGAGCTGGTTGACGAGTGTCAGCAGCGTCACAGCGTTGAGCTACCGACCTTCGCGCTTAGGCTGCTGGGCGACATTCTCAGCGAGCTGGCCATGGGCAATACGGTCAAAGTCGTACCCATCCACGCCGAGCTGACTACCCAGGAGGGCGCCGACATGCTCAACGTATCGCGCCCGCATCTGGTCAGACTGCTTGACGAAGGGGTGATACCTCACAGCAAGACCGGCACCCACCGTCGCGTTCGCTTCACTGACCTCATGGCCTACAAAGCCCAGCGTGACAGGGCCAGCCAGTCGTCCATGCAGGCCCTGGCCGCGCAAGCCCAAGAACTCGATCTGGGGTACTGA
- a CDS encoding PIN domain-containing protein, which produces MRQSPFTVVYDACVLYPAPLRDLLMHLALTGVYRARWSEDIHAEWTRNLLKNRPELRPEQLAWTVKCMNDVIADSVVSDYQSLIPGLQLPDADDRHVLAAAIRCNASVIVTYNLKDFPAEVLRGFEIEALHPDVFLSDIWDLDQAAVLQAARGQRAMLKNPPYAPRQLLDTLLKQQLPELVKRLSDYELLI; this is translated from the coding sequence ATGAGGCAGTCGCCCTTCACCGTCGTTTACGACGCTTGTGTTCTGTACCCCGCCCCGCTGCGTGATCTATTGATGCACCTGGCCTTGACCGGTGTGTATCGAGCACGCTGGTCTGAAGACATCCACGCCGAATGGACACGCAACCTGCTCAAGAACCGCCCTGAGCTCAGGCCTGAGCAACTGGCCTGGACCGTCAAATGCATGAATGATGTGATCGCTGATTCTGTGGTCAGCGACTATCAGTCGCTGATACCTGGCCTGCAGTTGCCAGACGCGGATGATCGCCACGTGCTGGCGGCTGCGATCAGATGCAACGCATCGGTCATCGTGACCTACAACCTGAAAGACTTCCCCGCAGAGGTGTTGAGAGGTTTCGAAATCGAGGCGCTGCATCCGGATGTATTTCTGTCCGATATCTGGGATCTCGATCAGGCGGCAGTGCTGCAGGCGGCTCGGGGGCAGCGGGCGATGCTGAAGAACCCCCCTTACGCGCCGCGGCAGTTGCTGGACACATTGCTCAAGCAGCAACTGCCAGAGCTGGTGAAACGTCTATCTGACTACGAACTATTGATCTGA
- a CDS encoding NIPSNAP family protein, which translates to MSHDYELIRFTLRVRTPAQALPRLQQALAEALEGVELVGCWLSEIGPQNTVALLRRFASPAIKAAERSRVLEAADGFGIGEWILEQHIDDYRLFPFLEPLAPGAHGPFYELREYDLVPSGLAPTLAGWRKAVGPRTAPGYSAVFAAFYATSGRVPRYLHIWPYATLEQRLEVRTRAVHDGVWPPENSAPQLQKMNSVVYLPAGFSPLQ; encoded by the coding sequence ATGTCACACGACTACGAACTGATCCGCTTCACCCTGCGCGTGCGTACCCCGGCGCAAGCCTTGCCCCGGCTGCAACAGGCCCTGGCCGAGGCGCTGGAGGGGGTGGAGCTGGTCGGCTGCTGGCTCTCGGAGATCGGCCCGCAGAACACCGTGGCGCTGCTGCGCCGCTTCGCCAGCCCGGCCATCAAGGCTGCCGAGCGCAGCCGGGTGCTGGAAGCGGCCGACGGCTTCGGCATCGGTGAATGGATTCTCGAACAGCACATCGACGACTACCGTCTGTTCCCCTTCCTCGAACCGCTAGCCCCCGGCGCACACGGCCCGTTCTACGAACTGCGCGAGTACGACCTGGTGCCCTCGGGCCTGGCCCCGACCCTGGCCGGGTGGCGCAAGGCGGTCGGCCCACGCACCGCGCCAGGCTACTCCGCGGTGTTCGCCGCCTTCTACGCCACCAGCGGCCGGGTGCCGCGCTACCTGCACATCTGGCCCTACGCAACCCTGGAACAACGCCTCGAGGTGCGCACCCGCGCCGTCCACGACGGCGTCTGGCCCCCGGAAAACTCCGCGCCGCAATTGCAGAAGATGAATTCGGTGGTGTACCTGCCGGCGGGGTTTTCGCCGTTGCAGTAA
- a CDS encoding MFS transporter yields the protein MSNPQTNISTDTDPRTLRRIVVASALGNALEWYDFFLYGTAAALIFGPLFFPAGTDPVLGTMAAFAGFAVGFLARPLGGLIFGHIGDKAGRKTALVMTLGIMGAATFAMGLLPTFEQAGYLAPICLVLLRILQGVASGGEWGGGVLMLSENAPKGRVGFFAAWSQLGVSGGFVLSAAAFYLVQMLPHEDMMSWGWRIPFLASILIFGVGVYIRRQLPESKAFVEEQAQQDAPRHLPAMQVLREHPKAVLQAMGIRIAENGSAYLFLAFTIAYAKFTGLDTQLVLASVMLAMIVEAFTIVFWGWLSDRIGRRTVYAIGSVGLMLLAFPFFWMLDTHSTFWVYLAALLGMAFCHGAMIGTQPALMGELFPAKVRYTGMAMGHEVASIFSGGLAPLAATALFSLYQDAWPVAVMLIVMGAITTLTLLTIKPGEHLS from the coding sequence ATGTCCAATCCACAGACCAACATCAGCACCGATACCGACCCACGCACTCTGCGCCGCATCGTCGTCGCCTCAGCACTGGGCAATGCCCTGGAGTGGTACGACTTCTTCCTGTATGGCACGGCGGCGGCGCTGATCTTCGGCCCGCTGTTCTTCCCCGCCGGCACCGACCCGGTGCTCGGCACCATGGCCGCCTTCGCCGGGTTCGCCGTGGGCTTTCTGGCGCGCCCGCTGGGTGGGCTGATCTTCGGCCACATCGGCGACAAGGCCGGACGCAAGACCGCCCTGGTGATGACCCTGGGCATCATGGGCGCGGCGACTTTCGCCATGGGCCTGTTGCCGACCTTCGAACAGGCCGGCTACCTGGCGCCGATCTGCCTGGTACTGCTGCGTATCCTGCAAGGGGTGGCCTCGGGCGGTGAATGGGGTGGCGGCGTGCTGATGCTCAGCGAAAACGCGCCCAAGGGCCGGGTGGGCTTTTTCGCTGCCTGGAGCCAGTTGGGTGTCTCCGGCGGCTTCGTGCTGTCTGCCGCCGCGTTCTACCTGGTGCAGATGCTGCCCCACGAAGACATGATGAGCTGGGGCTGGCGCATCCCGTTCCTGGCCAGCATCCTGATCTTCGGCGTCGGCGTGTACATTCGCCGGCAGTTGCCGGAGAGCAAGGCCTTCGTCGAGGAACAGGCGCAGCAGGATGCCCCCAGGCACCTGCCGGCCATGCAGGTGCTGCGCGAGCACCCCAAGGCAGTGCTGCAAGCCATGGGCATTCGCATCGCCGAGAACGGCAGTGCCTACCTGTTCCTGGCTTTCACCATCGCCTATGCCAAGTTCACCGGGCTGGACACGCAACTGGTGCTGGCCAGCGTGATGCTGGCGATGATCGTCGAGGCGTTCACCATCGTCTTCTGGGGCTGGCTGTCCGATCGGATTGGCCGGCGCACGGTGTATGCCATCGGTTCGGTGGGGTTGATGTTGCTGGCCTTTCCGTTCTTCTGGATGCTCGATACCCATTCGACCTTCTGGGTGTACCTGGCGGCGCTGCTGGGCATGGCGTTCTGTCATGGCGCGATGATCGGCACCCAGCCGGCGCTGATGGGCGAGCTGTTCCCAGCCAAGGTGCGCTACACCGGCATGGCCATGGGGCATGAAGTGGCCTCGATCTTCTCCGGCGGCCTCGCGCCGCTGGCCGCCACCGCGCTATTCAGCCTGTATCAGGATGCCTGGCCAGTGGCGGTGATGCTGATCGTCATGGGCGCCATCACCACCCTCACCCTGCTGACCATCAAGCCCGGTGAGCACCTGTCCTGA
- a CDS encoding OprD family porin: protein MQAKRPLRAKTLCLSVGALLPLSAWADLVDDSHLSLNFRNLYLNRNFTQSDAPVSKVGNWSQGFDLQFESGYTDTPIALGLDLNGQYALRLDSSGNDGSLPFSRSRQKAADDYGRAGATLKLKYAKTLVKIGDQKPNYPVASNDPSRQLDTIYQGAVIESRDIDRLTLVGGRFWSIVTRESSNHERLYRFGTSDRQDSDGLDFVGATYALTPGLQASYFHGVLNDIYRQDYGGLKHSLTFADDYLLKTDVGYFNNREDGAARGGAVDNRAYYGLVTLENNGHMVGASYQRMTGDTVFPTINGYVPQFYLPNWAGLPFIRPDERSWSVRYGYNFAAVGIPGLKLFTRYIKGTDIDRGAGLSRDQENERDIMLSYVVQSGPFKDLGLELKNLRTQTRYGNDYDEYRFITSYTWKFW, encoded by the coding sequence ATGCAAGCGAAACGGCCGTTACGTGCGAAAACCCTGTGCCTGAGTGTCGGCGCCCTGCTCCCGCTGAGCGCCTGGGCCGATCTGGTGGATGACAGTCACCTGTCGCTCAATTTCAGAAACCTGTACCTGAACCGCAACTTCACCCAGTCCGACGCCCCGGTGTCGAAGGTCGGCAACTGGTCGCAAGGCTTCGACCTGCAATTTGAATCCGGTTACACCGACACGCCGATCGCGCTCGGCCTCGACCTCAATGGTCAGTACGCCCTGCGCCTGGACTCCAGCGGCAATGACGGCTCGCTGCCGTTCAGTCGCTCGCGGCAGAAAGCTGCCGACGACTATGGCCGCGCCGGTGCAACACTGAAACTCAAGTACGCCAAGACCTTGGTGAAGATCGGCGACCAGAAGCCCAACTACCCGGTCGCCTCCAACGACCCCAGCCGCCAGCTCGACACGATCTACCAGGGCGCGGTGATCGAATCGCGCGACATCGACCGGTTGACCCTGGTCGGCGGGCGCTTCTGGTCGATCGTCACCCGCGAGTCATCGAACCACGAGCGGCTGTACCGCTTCGGCACCAGCGACCGCCAGGACAGCGATGGCCTGGACTTCGTCGGCGCCACCTACGCGCTGACCCCAGGCCTGCAAGCCAGCTACTTCCATGGCGTGCTCAACGACATCTATCGCCAGGACTACGGCGGCCTCAAGCACAGCCTGACCTTCGCCGACGACTACCTGCTGAAAACCGACGTGGGCTACTTCAACAACCGCGAGGACGGCGCCGCACGCGGCGGCGCGGTGGACAACCGTGCCTACTACGGCCTGGTCACCCTGGAAAACAACGGCCATATGGTCGGCGCCAGCTACCAGCGCATGACCGGCGACACGGTGTTCCCGACCATCAACGGCTACGTGCCGCAGTTCTACCTGCCGAACTGGGCGGGCCTGCCGTTCATTCGCCCGGACGAGCGTAGCTGGTCAGTGCGCTATGGCTACAACTTCGCCGCTGTCGGCATTCCCGGGCTCAAACTGTTCACCCGCTATATCAAAGGCACCGATATCGACCGCGGCGCCGGGCTGTCCCGCGACCAGGAAAACGAGCGCGACATCATGCTCTCGTACGTGGTGCAAAGCGGCCCGTTCAAGGACCTGGGCCTGGAGTTGAAAAACCTGCGCACACAGACGCGCTATGGCAACGACTACGACGAGTACCGGTTCATCACCTCCTACACCTGGAAATTCTGGTAA
- a CDS encoding PDR/VanB family oxidoreductase: MNDALLDVIVQTREVQGADVAVLELAALDGQALPRFAAGAHVDVHLAPGVVRQYSLCGDPARANVYRLGVLREAQSRGGSAAVHVQLQAGALTRISAPRNLFPLVADAQRSILLGGGIGITPLIAMAHTLHARGEAFELHYRARSRSRCAFVDELLAAPFAASVFTHFSDEGDDQRLDLAQVLGDPAPGTHLYTCGPTGFMDWVIAGARAQGFSAEQIHHEYFQVEVDSAGAGFEVQAVRSGKTLQVAPEQSLLAALREAGIAVEVSCEQGVCGTCLCDVLEGEPDHRDHYLTDEEKQSNEQIVVCCSRARSARLVLDI, translated from the coding sequence ATGAACGACGCCTTGCTCGATGTCATCGTCCAGACCCGCGAGGTCCAGGGCGCCGATGTCGCCGTGCTGGAACTGGCGGCGCTCGACGGCCAGGCGCTGCCGCGCTTCGCCGCAGGCGCCCATGTCGATGTGCACCTAGCCCCTGGCGTGGTACGCCAGTACTCGCTGTGCGGCGACCCGGCGCGGGCCAATGTCTACCGGCTTGGCGTCTTGCGTGAGGCGCAATCGCGCGGCGGCTCGGCGGCGGTGCATGTGCAGTTGCAGGCTGGCGCCCTCACGCGCATCAGCGCGCCGCGCAATCTGTTCCCGCTGGTGGCCGACGCGCAGCGCAGCATCCTTCTGGGCGGCGGCATCGGCATCACCCCGCTGATCGCCATGGCCCATACCCTGCACGCCCGCGGCGAGGCCTTCGAGCTGCATTACCGGGCACGCTCGCGCAGCCGCTGCGCGTTCGTCGACGAACTGCTGGCCGCGCCATTCGCCGCCAGCGTGTTCACCCATTTCAGCGACGAGGGCGACGACCAGCGCCTGGACCTGGCCCAAGTGCTGGGCGACCCCGCCCCCGGCACGCACCTGTACACCTGTGGCCCGACCGGGTTCATGGACTGGGTGATTGCCGGCGCCCGCGCGCAGGGTTTCAGCGCCGAGCAGATCCACCACGAATATTTCCAAGTCGAGGTCGACAGCGCTGGGGCGGGCTTTGAGGTGCAGGCCGTGCGCAGCGGCAAGACGCTTCAGGTGGCGCCCGAGCAATCGTTGCTGGCGGCGCTGCGCGAGGCCGGCATCGCCGTGGAGGTGTCGTGCGAGCAAGGCGTGTGCGGCACCTGCCTGTGCGATGTGCTGGAGGGCGAACCCGACCACCGTGACCACTACCTGACCGATGAGGAGAAGCAGAGCAACGAACAGATCGTCGTGTGCTGTTCCCGGGCGCGCAGTGCGCGCCTGGTGCTGGATATCTGA
- a CDS encoding aromatic-ring-hydroxylating dioxygenase subunit beta has product MNLQLLNEVTAFIWQEGDMLDHGEYTEWLNLWAEKGTYIIPINPKETDYENTLNYAYDDHHMRELRVQRLIGGESISTSPQPRTVRTLSRFRILGEDGQQLTVRCAQNVREFRKESLKHYSADLTYTLLRSESGLKIQRKVISLINSDDALAGIGYIL; this is encoded by the coding sequence ATGAACCTGCAACTGCTCAACGAAGTGACCGCCTTCATCTGGCAGGAAGGCGACATGCTCGACCACGGTGAATACACCGAATGGCTCAACCTGTGGGCCGAGAAAGGCACCTACATCATCCCCATCAACCCCAAGGAAACCGACTACGAGAACACCCTCAACTACGCCTACGACGACCATCACATGCGCGAGCTGCGCGTGCAGCGGCTGATCGGCGGCGAGTCGATTTCCACCAGCCCGCAGCCGCGCACCGTGCGCACGCTGTCGCGCTTTCGCATCCTCGGTGAAGACGGCCAGCAGCTCACCGTGCGCTGCGCGCAGAACGTGCGCGAGTTCCGCAAGGAAAGCCTCAAGCATTACAGCGCCGACCTGACCTACACGCTGCTGCGCAGCGAAAGCGGGCTGAAGATTCAGCGCAAGGTCATCAGCCTGATCAACAGTGACGATGCCCTGGCGGGTATCGGCTACATCCTCTGA
- a CDS encoding aromatic ring-hydroxylating oxygenase subunit alpha, which yields MNHLIPAVNLSVDPADLVQADRVHTSLYTDPALFDAELERIFSSTWIWVAHEREIPDSGSYKTTYIGKQPVIVVRDRKKDVHVLLNRCRHRGATVCEHKKGKTNSFVCPYHGWGYALDGSLRGIPHPESYGDCLDKSELPLVSLRVESYAGMIFATFKDDIEPLVDFLGPAKKWMDLFMKQGAGYGIKVPGEHRFRFPGNWKIQLENTTDAYHFPLVHKSFLSSVDEQTLALFDFVKGPGYVEDLGNGHSVMVMIPDLVDLEADLDKPIPERFEALAGELREEGIDEQQVRRIVRAVGGTGFNLNLFPNVACSMAFFRVLQPLSVTETEIHHSVITMDGGPAAANRYRLRLHEHFQGPMGFGTPDDSEAWERVQKGASAGDELWIMLNRGLPGERDSADGRISDVSAETGMRAAYQQWKKMMSVEAQ from the coding sequence ATGAACCACCTGATTCCTGCTGTCAACCTGTCCGTCGACCCCGCCGATCTGGTGCAGGCCGACCGCGTGCACACCTCCCTCTACACCGACCCGGCGCTGTTCGACGCCGAGCTGGAAAGGATCTTCTCCAGCACCTGGATCTGGGTCGCCCATGAAAGAGAAATCCCCGACTCCGGCAGCTACAAGACCACCTACATCGGCAAGCAGCCGGTGATCGTCGTGCGCGACCGCAAGAAAGACGTCCACGTGCTGCTCAACCGCTGCCGCCACCGCGGCGCCACCGTGTGCGAGCACAAGAAGGGCAAGACCAATAGCTTCGTCTGCCCCTACCACGGCTGGGGCTATGCCCTGGACGGCTCGCTGCGCGGTATCCCGCACCCGGAAAGCTACGGCGACTGCCTGGATAAATCCGAGCTGCCGCTGGTCAGCCTGCGGGTCGAGTCGTATGCCGGGATGATCTTCGCCACTTTCAAGGACGACATCGAGCCACTGGTGGACTTCCTCGGCCCAGCCAAGAAGTGGATGGACCTGTTCATGAAACAGGGCGCCGGCTACGGCATCAAGGTGCCCGGCGAGCACCGCTTCCGCTTCCCTGGCAACTGGAAAATCCAGCTGGAAAACACCACCGACGCCTACCACTTCCCGCTGGTGCACAAGAGTTTTCTGTCATCGGTCGATGAACAGACCCTGGCGCTGTTCGACTTCGTCAAAGGCCCCGGCTACGTCGAGGACCTGGGCAATGGCCACAGCGTGATGGTGATGATTCCCGACCTGGTGGACCTTGAAGCCGACCTCGACAAGCCGATCCCGGAGCGCTTCGAGGCGCTGGCCGGCGAGTTGCGCGAGGAAGGCATCGACGAGCAGCAAGTCCGGCGCATCGTCCGTGCGGTCGGCGGCACCGGTTTCAACCTCAACCTGTTCCCCAACGTCGCCTGCTCGATGGCGTTCTTCCGCGTGCTGCAACCGCTGTCGGTGACCGAGACGGAAATCCACCACTCGGTGATCACCATGGACGGCGGCCCGGCGGCGGCCAACCGCTACCGCCTGCGTTTGCACGAGCACTTCCAGGGCCCGATGGGCTTTGGCACCCCGGATGACTCCGAGGCCTGGGAACGGGTGCAGAAAGGCGCCAGTGCCGGTGACGAGCTGTGGATCATGCTCAACCGCGGCCTGCCCGGTGAACGTGACAGCGCCGATGGACGCATTTCGGATGTGAGCGCCGAGACCGGCATGCGCGCGGCGTACCAGCAGTGGAAGAAGATGATGTCGGTGGAGGCGCAATGA
- a CDS encoding multidrug effflux MFS transporter — translation MSRTPVGTVLLLASLTAIVPLSIDINLPAMPAIAADLQASSSSVQSTVGTFLLGLCLGMLCYGPLADRFGRRPLLLAGGAVYLVATLACIFASDIDQLVLARFFQALGGAAASVLGRAVVSDRFALTEAARVLTLMHLVTMIATLLSPIVGSALLALTGWRSIFVALGLFVAVVMASTAWRLQESLPPSRRSASLGSAFLAYLGVLRAPLALAYMGCMGLALGGMFGFMTGSPFVYAEHFGLSPGQYAWLMALNFVSIIGLTLINARLVRRHGPQRMIGIGVLLTLLACAGLLHAALAESVGLVQLVLCVMLYIGATGLLGANSIACLMALFPNRSGAAAGLAISAQFALASLCSGITARVVGNDPGRLALVMVCAGVGSAACYGLVLAWRRRARLVSR, via the coding sequence ATGTCCCGAACCCCTGTCGGCACCGTCCTGCTGCTGGCCTCGCTGACCGCCATCGTGCCGCTGTCGATCGATATCAACCTGCCGGCCATGCCGGCCATCGCCGCCGATCTGCAGGCCAGCAGCAGTAGCGTGCAATCGACCGTCGGCACCTTTTTGCTGGGTCTGTGCCTGGGCATGCTCTGCTATGGCCCGCTGGCCGACCGCTTTGGCAGGCGCCCATTGCTGCTGGCAGGTGGCGCGGTGTACCTGGTGGCGACCCTGGCGTGCATCTTCGCCAGCGACATCGATCAGCTGGTGCTGGCGCGCTTCTTCCAGGCCCTGGGCGGGGCGGCGGCGTCGGTGCTGGGGCGCGCGGTGGTCAGTGACCGCTTTGCCCTCACCGAGGCGGCGCGGGTACTGACCCTCATGCACCTGGTGACCATGATCGCCACGCTGCTGTCGCCGATCGTCGGCAGTGCGCTGCTGGCCCTGACCGGTTGGCGCAGCATCTTCGTCGCGCTTGGGCTGTTCGTCGCGGTGGTTATGGCCAGCACCGCCTGGCGCTTGCAGGAAAGCCTGCCGCCGAGCCGGCGCAGCGCCTCGCTGGGCTCGGCGTTTCTGGCCTACCTGGGCGTGCTGCGCGCGCCGTTGGCGCTGGCCTACATGGGCTGCATGGGCCTGGCGCTGGGCGGCATGTTCGGCTTCATGACCGGCTCGCCATTCGTCTATGCCGAGCACTTTGGCCTGTCGCCCGGGCAGTACGCCTGGCTGATGGCGCTGAACTTCGTCTCGATCATCGGCCTGACCCTGATCAATGCGCGTCTGGTCAGGCGCCATGGGCCGCAGCGAATGATCGGCATCGGCGTGCTGCTGACCTTGCTCGCCTGCGCCGGGCTGTTGCACGCCGCGCTGGCCGAGTCGGTCGGCCTGGTGCAACTGGTGCTGTGCGTGATGCTGTACATCGGCGCCACCGGCTTGCTCGGCGCCAACAGCATCGCCTGCCTAATGGCGCTGTTCCCCAATCGCTCGGGGGCGGCGGCGGGATTGGCGATTTCCGCGCAGTTCGCCCTGGCGTCGCTGTGCAGTGGCATCACTGCACGGGTGGTGGGCAACGACCCAGGCCGCCTGGCGCTGGTGATGGTCTGTGCCGGGGTCGGCAGCGCTGCCTGCTATGGCCTGGTGCTGGCCTGGCGGCGACGGGCCAGGCTGGTCAGTCGCTGA
- a CDS encoding LysR family transcriptional regulator, whose product MATPAHRPITLQDHRLHYLHLSHEHGSMRAAAEMLGVATSSVSRQIARLEQELDIALVEQGTHRIRLTAAGQAAVAYYARRLHEHTALLETLDSLRSQQAATTVMAIGEGLLGARAIHSLQAFLREHGAHQAEIISAPSLEVQRMVSADEAHLGVVFSPSATGRLTRLFSLAQPLRLIVHRSHPLAARSMVTLEELAQTSLALPGPRFRVRELVDGACRGRDFEITPSLTSNSLVVLLDYVRSGLGATLLAELPISDELKGGTLRAIAIDCPAMQATDIQIVARRGRVLEALDRALAQEMAKAMRLAL is encoded by the coding sequence ATGGCTACGCCTGCTCACCGTCCCATCACCTTGCAGGACCATCGCCTGCACTACCTGCACCTGAGCCACGAACACGGCTCGATGCGTGCGGCTGCGGAAATGCTGGGGGTGGCCACCTCATCGGTGAGCCGACAGATCGCCCGCCTCGAGCAGGAACTGGACATCGCCCTGGTCGAGCAAGGCACCCACCGCATTCGTCTGACCGCCGCCGGCCAGGCGGCAGTGGCCTACTACGCAAGACGCCTGCACGAACACACCGCATTGCTGGAGACCCTCGACAGTCTGCGCAGCCAGCAGGCCGCGACCACGGTCATGGCCATCGGCGAAGGCTTGCTCGGGGCGCGGGCGATCCATTCCCTGCAGGCGTTTCTGCGCGAGCACGGCGCGCATCAGGCCGAGATCATCAGCGCGCCCTCGCTCGAGGTGCAGCGCATGGTCTCGGCCGACGAGGCGCACCTGGGCGTGGTCTTCTCGCCCAGCGCGACCGGACGGCTGACGCGCCTGTTCAGCCTGGCGCAACCGTTGCGCCTGATCGTGCACCGCAGTCATCCGCTGGCAGCGCGCAGCATGGTCACCCTCGAGGAGCTGGCGCAGACCTCGCTGGCCCTGCCCGGCCCGCGCTTTCGCGTGCGCGAACTGGTCGATGGCGCCTGCCGTGGGCGCGACTTCGAGATCACCCCGAGCCTGACTTCCAACTCGCTGGTGGTACTGCTCGACTATGTGCGCTCAGGGCTGGGCGCCACCTTGCTGGCCGAGCTGCCGATCAGCGACGAGCTCAAGGGCGGCACGCTGCGCGCCATCGCCATCGACTGCCCGGCCATGCAGGCCACCGACATTCAGATCGTCGCGCGCCGCGGGCGTGTGCTGGAGGCGCTCGACCGCGCCTTGGCCCAGGAGATGGCCAAGGCCATGCGCCTGGCCCTGTGA